The following are from one region of the Odontesthes bonariensis isolate fOdoBon6 chromosome 12, fOdoBon6.hap1, whole genome shotgun sequence genome:
- the LOC142396962 gene encoding gamma-crystallin M2-like isoform X1, translated as MGKIIFFEDRNFQGRSHECSSDCADLHAFFNRCNSIRVESGCFMVYERPNYMGNQFYLKRGEYSDNQGVIGINDCVSSCRMIPQYQGSYRMRLYERFDMSGKVHELLEDCPNLQEQISMSDFNSCSVTDGHWLLYDQPNYKGRVYYLRPGEYRRYSEWGGASPKIGSIRRITDFN; from the exons ATGGGAAAG ATCATTTTCTTCGAAGACAGAAACTTCCAAGGACGCTCTCACGAGTGCAGCAGCGACTGCGCCGACCTGCACGCCTTCTTCAACAGATGCAACTCCATCAGGGTGGAGAGCGGCTGCTTTATGGTCTACGAGAGGCCCAACTACATGGGCAACCAGTTCTACCTGAAGCGAGGGGAGTACTCTGACAACCAGGGGGTGATCGGCATCAATGACTGCGTCAGTTCTTGCCGTATGATTCCGCAG TATCAAGGCTCCTACAGGATGAGGCTCTACGAGCGCTTCGACATGTCCGGCAAGGTGCACGAGCTCCTGGAGGACTGCCCAAACCTCCAGGAACAGATCAGCATGTCCGACTTCAACTCCTGCAGCGTGACAGACGGCCACTGGCTGCTGTACGACCAGCCCAACTACAAGGGCAGGGTGTACTACCTGAGGCCCGGCGAGTACCGCAGATACAGCGAATGGGGAGGCGCCAGCCCCAAGATCGGCTCCATTCGAAGAATCACGGACTTCAACTGA
- the LOC142396962 gene encoding gamma-crystallin S-1-like isoform X2: MGKIIFFEDRNFQGRSHECSSDCADLHAFFNRCNSIRVESGCFMVYERPNYMGNQFYLKRGEYSDNQGVIGINDCVSSCRMIPQVGSYRMRLYERFDMSGKVHELLEDCPNLQEQISMSDFNSCSVTDGHWLLYDQPNYKGRVYYLRPGEYRRYSEWGGASPKIGSIRRITDFN; this comes from the exons ATGGGAAAG ATCATTTTCTTCGAAGACAGAAACTTCCAAGGACGCTCTCACGAGTGCAGCAGCGACTGCGCCGACCTGCACGCCTTCTTCAACAGATGCAACTCCATCAGGGTGGAGAGCGGCTGCTTTATGGTCTACGAGAGGCCCAACTACATGGGCAACCAGTTCTACCTGAAGCGAGGGGAGTACTCTGACAACCAGGGGGTGATCGGCATCAATGACTGCGTCAGTTCTTGCCGTATGATTCCGCAGGTAG GCTCCTACAGGATGAGGCTCTACGAGCGCTTCGACATGTCCGGCAAGGTGCACGAGCTCCTGGAGGACTGCCCAAACCTCCAGGAACAGATCAGCATGTCCGACTTCAACTCCTGCAGCGTGACAGACGGCCACTGGCTGCTGTACGACCAGCCCAACTACAAGGGCAGGGTGTACTACCTGAGGCCCGGCGAGTACCGCAGATACAGCGAATGGGGAGGCGCCAGCCCCAAGATCGGCTCCATTCGAAGAATCACGGACTTCAACTGA